In Vibrio japonicus, the following are encoded in one genomic region:
- a CDS encoding GGDEF domain-containing protein — MIRLKRKAINFHSFLYSAKALLLVLSVMLIFANLHLLSSTKDLVKSYSEQQSQARWFLFQLTKEFSELNAVSQYSEKNDDYKQRVKLKYELTWSRFDLLLNNREADTFTSLPGTRSFFHSIFDDFKSLEPKLDLIDNEYYAQEVSASLTSIYLAMIQYVNNNFRMESPLFKGQLEKTKVLNKLQIAMLLILFFCFGLTSFIFHKEARYHRKLSRTDSLTKVKNRLAMFHDLNTRIERNQKFSLFMLDLDGFKQINDNYGHQAGDRALAQIAQRISNLGLPCYRMGGDEFAIAARSQNCEDDLAQINSCFIEHVDIGEKQMVQLSTSIGVAHFPSDAKELTQLISIADGNMYEMKFLREGKLLSKNAC, encoded by the coding sequence ATGATTCGACTAAAACGTAAAGCAATCAACTTCCATTCATTCTTGTATAGTGCAAAAGCGCTGCTTCTTGTGCTATCCGTCATGCTGATTTTTGCAAACCTGCACCTCCTAAGCTCAACCAAAGATTTGGTCAAATCCTACTCAGAACAACAAAGCCAGGCCAGATGGTTTCTGTTTCAGCTAACAAAAGAATTCTCAGAGCTCAATGCCGTTTCTCAATATTCAGAGAAAAACGACGATTATAAACAAAGAGTCAAACTCAAGTATGAGCTCACTTGGAGTCGATTTGACTTACTACTAAACAACAGAGAAGCAGATACATTCACTTCCTTGCCCGGCACCCGTTCATTTTTTCATTCAATATTTGATGACTTTAAATCACTCGAACCAAAATTGGATCTTATCGACAACGAATATTATGCGCAGGAAGTCTCTGCGTCACTAACCTCAATTTACCTAGCGATGATCCAGTACGTGAATAATAATTTTCGGATGGAAAGCCCGTTGTTTAAGGGGCAGTTAGAAAAAACAAAGGTACTCAATAAATTGCAAATTGCGATGCTTTTGATTCTTTTCTTTTGCTTTGGTTTAACGAGCTTTATTTTTCATAAAGAAGCTCGCTATCATCGTAAACTGTCACGAACAGACTCTCTGACCAAAGTCAAAAATCGTTTAGCTATGTTCCATGACTTAAATACACGAATCGAACGCAATCAAAAATTCTCGCTATTTATGCTGGATTTGGATGGATTCAAACAGATAAATGATAATTATGGCCATCAAGCTGGAGATCGAGCGTTGGCTCAAATCGCGCAACGCATTTCCAATCTTGGTCTGCCCTGTTACCGAATGGGTGGAGATGAGTTTGCAATCGCAGCTCGTAGCCAGAACTGCGAAGATGACTTAGCTCAGATAAATTCATGCTTTATCGAACATGTCGACATTGGTGAGAAGCAAATGGTGCAACTTTCTACTAGCATCGGGGTAGCACATTTCCCTTCCGATGCAAAAGAACTAACTCAATTAATCTCTATCGCGGATGGAAACATGTATGAAATGAAATTTTTGAGGGAAGGTAAACTCTTGTCAAAAAACGCGTGCTAA
- a CDS encoding YjiH family protein, with protein sequence MSNQAQTITQPKAKGNFWMFLIPSLVGLFLFMAPISYQGDITIPVAVLAKLLQNVIGDHLVSVVTAIIAFMAAASVLFSIAKPSFIANNSFLNGLFSPSPIWLAVRAIGGIAVVMAYFQVGPEAVWEENTGGLVLEGLLPTLFSVFIFAGLLLPLLMNFGLLELVGTLLCKVMRPVFNLPGRSAIDCIASWLGDGSVGILLTSKQYEEKFYTQREAAVVGTTFSAVSITFSLVVIAQVELEHLFLPFYGAVCLAGIVAAIIIPRLPPLSTKKDTFIDGTKPEKDADAIPEGYTSVSWGMELALAKASKVKSFKDVFSEGVQNAIDMVFGVLPVVMGLGTIALVVAEYTPVFSILGQPFIPFLELLQIPEAAAASETIVVGFADMFIPAILAASIDSEMTRFVIAAMSVTQLIYMSEVGALLLGSRIPVNIFELFVIFILRTLITLPVIAGVAHLIF encoded by the coding sequence ATGTCAAATCAAGCTCAAACGATCACACAGCCAAAAGCTAAGGGCAACTTTTGGATGTTTTTAATCCCATCACTGGTGGGACTGTTCCTATTCATGGCTCCTATCAGCTATCAAGGTGATATCACAATCCCTGTTGCGGTACTGGCTAAACTCCTTCAAAACGTTATTGGCGACCACTTAGTTAGCGTTGTCACTGCAATTATCGCTTTTATGGCAGCGGCATCCGTGCTGTTCAGCATCGCTAAGCCGTCTTTTATTGCTAACAACTCATTTTTGAACGGCTTATTCAGCCCGTCTCCTATCTGGTTAGCAGTCCGTGCAATCGGTGGTATTGCTGTAGTGATGGCTTACTTCCAAGTCGGCCCTGAAGCAGTATGGGAAGAAAATACAGGTGGCCTAGTGCTAGAGGGGCTTCTTCCTACTCTATTCTCCGTCTTCATCTTTGCTGGGTTGCTGCTACCGCTGTTGATGAACTTTGGCCTACTTGAACTTGTCGGTACGCTCCTTTGTAAGGTCATGCGCCCTGTGTTTAACCTACCTGGCCGTAGCGCGATTGATTGTATCGCTTCATGGTTAGGTGATGGCTCTGTAGGTATTCTATTAACCAGCAAACAATATGAAGAAAAATTCTATACTCAGCGTGAAGCTGCCGTTGTAGGTACGACCTTCTCAGCGGTTTCGATTACCTTCAGCTTAGTCGTTATTGCTCAAGTGGAACTGGAGCATCTATTCCTTCCATTTTACGGTGCAGTTTGTTTAGCTGGTATTGTCGCAGCAATCATCATTCCACGACTACCACCGCTTAGCACAAAGAAAGACACATTCATTGATGGTACCAAACCTGAAAAAGACGCCGATGCAATTCCAGAAGGTTACACAAGCGTATCTTGGGGTATGGAGTTAGCACTTGCAAAAGCAAGCAAAGTGAAATCTTTTAAAGATGTCTTCAGTGAAGGTGTTCAAAACGCTATCGATATGGTGTTTGGCGTTCTTCCAGTTGTGATGGGCTTGGGAACGATCGCTCTAGTGGTCGCAGAATACACGCCAGTATTCAGCATCCTAGGTCAACCGTTCATTCCATTCCTAGAGCTACTGCAGATCCCTGAAGCGGCAGCAGCGTCTGAAACGATTGTGGTTGGTTTTGCTGATATGTTTATTCCAGCCATTCTGGCAGCGTCTATCGACAGTGAAATGACTCGCTTCGTGATCGCAGCAATGTCGGTAACTCAACTTATCTATATGTCTGAAGTTGGTGCTTTATTATTAGGCAGCCGTATTCCAGTTAACATTTTTGAGCTGTTTGTAATCTTCATATTACGTACATTGATTACACTACCCGTTATTGCAGGTGTAGCTCACTTGATTTTCTGA
- a CDS encoding O-antigen ligase family protein — translation MKNIEKATFLSLLALLVWLPIPLGSNRPWAWSIAEIWIALQTLSLLFVYRNSLPWGYLSKFKFLLLPVGIFQCWVLFQTMVLPEGLIGIISSKSAELYALVGAPNSSVSLDRGMTFRSLLRGVSYWLFLFNLILLVNSGDRLKLAASALVFSGCFQAFYGATLVLIGTTESPIWGSPEQAIATGSFIYKNHFANYLMLCLCMGLGLIVSELHTSESRSWFIRIKRLLNGVLSSKMLIRLALVVMVIALVMTRSRMGNIAFFAATAIGGLLALAIYRSKPRALTLLIVSVLAVDTLVVGTLFGLDKVKQRIVESSVEVESRDQVVVWSLDIIKDYPLTGTGMGSFYTVFPGYSKADVGFYDHAHNDYIQFAVEAGVPATLMLGAMVIYALYLSMKTQYIRRSRTMKGLAFGSLIAILGMLIHISVDFNLQPMANALTFLFVLFVCFSTSILPAMNKKPLDFSPLNTKSGS, via the coding sequence ATGAAAAATATTGAAAAAGCCACCTTTCTCTCTCTACTTGCTTTACTGGTTTGGTTGCCGATACCACTCGGTAGTAACCGCCCTTGGGCATGGTCGATAGCTGAAATATGGATTGCACTACAAACGCTGAGCTTACTATTTGTATATAGGAACTCACTCCCGTGGGGATATCTCAGTAAGTTCAAATTCTTGTTATTGCCAGTCGGCATTTTTCAATGCTGGGTATTGTTCCAAACAATGGTATTGCCAGAAGGGTTGATTGGTATCATCTCTAGCAAGTCTGCAGAGCTGTACGCTCTAGTAGGTGCGCCGAATTCTTCAGTCTCATTAGATCGAGGTATGACGTTTCGTTCTTTGCTCCGCGGAGTGAGTTATTGGCTTTTTCTATTCAACTTAATACTACTCGTTAATAGCGGAGATCGTTTAAAACTCGCAGCTAGCGCTCTGGTGTTTAGCGGATGCTTTCAGGCATTTTACGGCGCAACCCTTGTGTTAATAGGAACAACTGAAAGTCCGATTTGGGGCTCCCCAGAACAAGCAATTGCGACTGGGTCTTTCATTTATAAGAATCACTTTGCTAATTACCTAATGCTCTGTTTATGTATGGGGTTAGGTCTTATTGTTTCAGAATTGCATACGTCGGAGTCACGCTCGTGGTTCATACGAATTAAAAGACTGCTCAACGGGGTGCTAAGCAGTAAGATGCTAATTCGGCTCGCTTTAGTGGTTATGGTTATCGCTTTGGTGATGACACGTTCCCGAATGGGGAATATCGCGTTTTTTGCTGCAACTGCGATTGGCGGATTATTGGCGCTTGCCATATACCGTTCAAAACCACGAGCGCTAACATTGTTGATAGTGAGCGTCTTAGCAGTGGATACGTTAGTCGTTGGGACTCTATTTGGGCTAGATAAAGTTAAGCAGCGAATTGTGGAAAGCTCGGTCGAGGTAGAGTCACGAGATCAGGTAGTGGTATGGAGCTTAGATATTATTAAAGACTATCCTCTGACAGGTACAGGAATGGGAAGCTTCTATACTGTTTTCCCTGGGTATAGTAAAGCTGATGTTGGCTTTTATGACCATGCCCATAATGATTATATTCAGTTTGCGGTTGAAGCGGGGGTTCCAGCAACACTCATGCTCGGTGCAATGGTGATATATGCTTTGTATCTGTCTATGAAAACTCAGTACATTCGGCGTAGTCGCACCATGAAAGGGCTTGCTTTTGGTTCTTTGATAGCAATTTTAGGTATGCTGATTCACATCTCAGTAGACTTCAATTTGCAACCTATGGCCAATGCATTAACATTTTTATTCGTTCTTTTTGTGTGTTTTTCTACTTCTATTTTACCAGCAATGAACAAAAAGCCGTTGGATTTCAGTCCGTTAAATACCAAGTCAGGAAGTTAA
- a CDS encoding glycosyltransferase yields MKIVFRISKLGFGGAEQVFLSLAREFKRIEGTAICFVVDRLGSENVATAIEAGHRVHCLNASRTMNSIIPFSSFLKSEQPDIIISAYTDTNAATLLSALIAGQTSRVIVTEHASLTEHWRKKSNLKKMILKFYVSHIYKLSQSVICVSKGLSGQVSQLMGSDKKVSTIYNPVRFTQSDVSKEFSNEHKIVKLVAVGRITEQKDYPTLIRALAKLTESNSFHLTIVGGIFCKREFESVNLLIQTLNLQEKVTFSGYTDKVEEYYRDADIFVLSSAWEGFGNVIVEAMSFGLPIVSTNCNYGPAEILENGKYGRLVDVGDSDALADAILEELQYPLVAREALITRSKDFSEKEIADQYFTAINEVIHARA; encoded by the coding sequence GTGAAAATTGTTTTCCGTATATCCAAGTTAGGATTTGGTGGGGCTGAGCAGGTATTTCTCTCTTTGGCGCGAGAGTTTAAGAGAATAGAAGGTACAGCGATCTGTTTCGTAGTGGATCGATTGGGCAGTGAAAATGTAGCAACTGCTATAGAAGCAGGTCATAGAGTACATTGCCTTAATGCCTCAAGAACGATGAACTCTATTATTCCTTTCAGCAGTTTTTTAAAATCAGAGCAACCAGATATCATCATTTCAGCTTATACGGATACGAATGCAGCAACTCTGTTGTCTGCGTTAATAGCTGGACAAACTTCGCGCGTGATAGTGACGGAACATGCTTCCCTCACAGAGCATTGGAGAAAAAAAAGTAATCTTAAAAAAATGATCCTAAAATTTTATGTTTCGCATATTTATAAACTGTCCCAATCCGTTATATGTGTATCGAAAGGTTTGTCTGGTCAAGTTAGCCAACTTATGGGGAGTGATAAGAAAGTATCCACAATATATAATCCGGTGCGCTTTACTCAATCTGATGTTTCTAAAGAATTCAGCAATGAACACAAAATAGTTAAACTCGTTGCTGTTGGGCGTATTACGGAACAAAAAGATTATCCTACTTTAATTCGTGCTTTGGCTAAGCTAACTGAATCCAATTCGTTCCACTTAACAATTGTTGGTGGCATATTTTGTAAAAGGGAGTTTGAGTCAGTGAACCTATTGATTCAAACCCTTAACCTGCAAGAAAAAGTGACATTTTCTGGTTACACCGACAAAGTTGAAGAGTACTACCGTGATGCTGACATCTTCGTATTGAGTTCAGCTTGGGAAGGATTTGGCAATGTCATTGTCGAGGCCATGTCTTTTGGTTTGCCTATCGTTTCTACAAACTGTAATTACGGGCCAGCGGAAATTCTAGAAAACGGTAAGTATGGAAGACTTGTGGATGTAGGTGATAGTGATGCTTTAGCAGACGCTATTCTTGAAGAGTTGCAATATCCCTTGGTGGCTAGGGAAGCGTTGATCACACGATCCAAAGATTTCTCAGAGAAAGAGATTGCTGATCAATACTTCACAGCAATCAACGAGGTTATCCATGCAAGAGCATAG
- a CDS encoding serine O-acetyltransferase — translation MQEHSLSYLVKSDLYRQNGSVSLKIFLRDLCFRKGFKFVFWMRLAKHFDSNPILRILPKLMFMYYKRAYTSDVNYRANVGPGFSMYHVFATSWGQNVTIGSNATIVHCVTIAGKNNQFPTIKDNVYIGTGAVILGGITIGNNAVVGANAVVTKDVPDNAIVVGNPGKIISYNGSSSSQRHIWKFDSCNNT, via the coding sequence ATGCAAGAGCATAGTTTATCTTATTTAGTTAAATCGGACTTATATCGACAAAACGGTTCAGTTAGCCTCAAGATTTTTTTAAGAGATCTGTGTTTTCGCAAGGGGTTCAAGTTTGTATTTTGGATGAGATTGGCAAAGCATTTTGACTCGAATCCTATCCTTAGAATTCTGCCTAAGCTTATGTTTATGTATTACAAGAGAGCTTATACCTCTGATGTCAATTATCGAGCCAATGTTGGCCCTGGCTTTTCGATGTACCACGTGTTTGCAACGTCTTGGGGACAAAACGTTACTATTGGTAGCAATGCGACAATTGTTCATTGCGTAACAATTGCAGGTAAGAACAATCAATTCCCCACTATAAAAGACAATGTATACATTGGTACAGGAGCGGTTATTTTAGGTGGCATAACTATAGGTAACAATGCGGTTGTAGGTGCAAATGCAGTGGTCACCAAAGATGTGCCTGATAACGCAATCGTAGTTGGTAATCCTGGAAAGATTATTTCTTATAATGGTTCCTCATCTTCTCAACGTCATATCTGGAAATTTGATTCATGCAACAACACATAG
- a CDS encoding GFA family protein, with translation MKSKTQVRTAECSCGQVKLICNGEPERTAICHCFECQKRTGSVFGVQARFNKEQVSYSGEMNEYTRISDTGNQVTYYFCPRCSTTMLLSLSAAPNIVVVPVGIFNHQDLPTPSFSVYELRMHSWVKFDCQVERHF, from the coding sequence GTGAAGTCCAAAACGCAAGTACGTACTGCCGAATGTAGCTGCGGCCAGGTCAAACTTATATGTAATGGTGAACCTGAGCGTACAGCCATCTGCCATTGCTTTGAGTGCCAAAAAAGAACGGGAAGCGTGTTTGGTGTGCAAGCAAGGTTTAATAAAGAACAAGTCTCGTACAGTGGTGAAATGAATGAATACACCCGTATTTCAGATACAGGAAACCAAGTGACCTATTACTTCTGTCCTCGCTGTAGCACCACGATGCTACTTAGCCTGTCTGCCGCCCCAAACATCGTAGTTGTCCCCGTAGGAATATTTAACCATCAGGACCTACCCACACCCAGCTTCTCTGTCTATGAGTTAAGAATGCATTCTTGGGTTAAGTTCGACTGCCAAGTGGAACGTCACTTTTGA
- a CDS encoding glycosyltransferase family 4 protein, producing MQQHIVSVGTAAPGGIDSVIKGYEENGLFDSSKHTRLITHRGRNKLEDLGLFISGIFRLLWLSIRNSKLVLHCHMSYKGSFWRKLTFVMIAKIFSNSTIVHLHGSEFKQYFSTRGKLTQKLIIWLINNVDAFVTLSDGWKEYVKEISGRDVSVINNYVDVIELEPSKNAQDILFLGAFIQRKGIYDLLNACAQMRCDYHLHLCGAGEDDKVDALITELNLKNKVTVHGWVDKQKKSELLHSCSVMILPAYNEGLPMTLIESMGSQIPVITTPVGAIPEVIQDGYSGYLVEPGNVTQIRDKLEFVLSKPKELESVTAQAFTIYQANFTSQVILPKWREIYDRC from the coding sequence ATGCAACAACACATAGTGTCCGTTGGCACAGCGGCACCGGGTGGAATAGATTCGGTAATTAAAGGTTATGAAGAAAATGGCTTATTTGATTCTTCTAAGCACACTCGGCTTATAACACACCGTGGCAGAAATAAGCTTGAAGATCTTGGTTTATTTATTTCTGGTATTTTTCGATTATTGTGGTTGTCGATTAGAAATTCTAAGTTAGTTCTTCATTGCCATATGTCGTATAAAGGCAGCTTCTGGCGTAAATTGACGTTTGTAATGATTGCGAAAATATTCTCAAACTCCACCATCGTCCATTTACACGGTTCTGAGTTTAAACAGTATTTCTCTACTCGTGGAAAGTTAACCCAGAAGTTGATTATCTGGTTAATTAACAACGTCGATGCATTTGTCACACTTTCCGATGGATGGAAAGAGTATGTGAAAGAAATATCAGGTAGAGATGTTTCGGTCATCAATAATTATGTAGATGTTATCGAGTTAGAGCCCAGTAAAAACGCTCAAGATATTCTTTTTCTTGGCGCATTTATTCAGCGCAAAGGCATCTACGACTTACTCAATGCATGCGCACAAATGCGCTGTGATTACCATTTACACCTGTGTGGTGCAGGTGAAGACGACAAAGTGGATGCATTGATTACGGAGTTAAACCTAAAGAACAAAGTCACAGTACACGGTTGGGTGGATAAACAAAAGAAAAGTGAATTACTGCATTCGTGCAGTGTGATGATATTACCTGCATACAATGAAGGTTTACCTATGACGTTGATCGAGTCTATGGGTAGCCAGATTCCAGTCATCACTACACCTGTTGGTGCAATTCCTGAAGTCATTCAAGATGGATATTCTGGTTACTTGGTTGAACCGGGCAATGTCACACAGATCCGAGATAAGCTTGAATTCGTATTATCCAAACCAAAAGAATTGGAGAGTGTAACCGCCCAAGCTTTTACTATTTATCAAGCTAACTTCACTTCTCAAGTGATTCTTCCAAAGTGGCGAGAGATTTATGATAGGTGTTAA
- a CDS encoding low molecular weight protein-tyrosine-phosphatase has translation MFKSILIVCTANICRSPMAEALFKKHLPGKVIASAGIKVTELRFDDFPADERAISVTENHGLNISEHKARQVSPDMLKDFDLILVMNHSQLEEVSKVAAGIRSKTLLVGQWINQGDIADPYRQDVVSFERCLKTLEQAALSWTRKC, from the coding sequence GTGTTCAAGTCTATTCTTATTGTTTGTACCGCTAACATTTGTCGCTCTCCAATGGCAGAAGCGCTGTTTAAAAAGCACTTACCAGGTAAAGTGATCGCTTCTGCTGGTATAAAAGTTACTGAATTGCGCTTCGATGATTTCCCGGCAGACGAAAGAGCGATATCAGTGACCGAAAACCATGGTTTAAACATAAGCGAACATAAAGCTAGGCAAGTGAGTCCGGATATGCTGAAAGACTTTGACCTGATACTGGTAATGAACCACTCCCAATTAGAGGAGGTATCAAAGGTAGCAGCAGGCATTCGTTCAAAGACCTTGTTGGTTGGTCAATGGATTAATCAAGGTGATATCGCGGATCCTTACCGTCAGGATGTCGTTAGCTTTGAACGTTGTTTGAAAACATTGGAGCAAGCCGCGCTGAGCTGGACCAGAAAATGCTAA
- a CDS encoding YoaK family protein: MISKLPKWVEYGAFLLALLAGVVNAIGLLGFQHQAVSHVSGTFTLLGTHLSAFDHQTIHLLMVVVSFMLGAVLSGTFIEGTALKLGRRYGVALCIESGLLYIAYLLLMDGELSGQYFASAACGLQNAMITTFSGAVVRTTHMTGIITDLGIMIGARLRGQHFDFRKAKLFIFILFGFLAGGLIGGKLFVLYSLSALLMPIFFALILAIFYWFYLYASNDKHVNQDHK, from the coding sequence GTGATATCTAAATTACCGAAATGGGTAGAATACGGCGCTTTTCTACTCGCTTTATTGGCGGGCGTTGTGAATGCGATTGGATTACTTGGCTTTCAACACCAAGCCGTCTCACATGTATCAGGAACCTTCACTCTGCTGGGAACGCACCTCAGTGCGTTTGATCATCAAACTATCCACCTTCTTATGGTTGTGGTGAGTTTCATGTTAGGTGCGGTTTTAAGTGGGACATTCATCGAAGGAACAGCACTAAAACTTGGCCGACGATATGGAGTCGCGCTCTGTATAGAAAGTGGGCTTCTGTACATCGCTTACCTATTGCTTATGGATGGCGAACTCTCGGGTCAGTACTTTGCGTCTGCCGCATGTGGGCTACAGAATGCGATGATTACAACGTTCAGTGGCGCAGTCGTTCGCACCACTCATATGACTGGTATTATCACCGATCTGGGGATAATGATAGGTGCTCGTCTACGCGGTCAACATTTTGATTTTCGCAAAGCAAAACTCTTTATTTTTATTCTCTTCGGCTTTCTAGCTGGGGGATTGATTGGAGGAAAACTTTTCGTACTGTATTCTCTATCTGCTCTATTAATGCCCATTTTCTTTGCCCTGATATTGGCAATTTTTTATTGGTTCTACCTTTATGCATCTAATGACAAACATGTCAACCAAGATCACAAATAA
- a CDS encoding polysaccharide lyase has translation MIGVKRNAINYLLASLCFIFPHVLNASTTQQQIENIANSLNAQGLMQFMRLEAVYDKTIIPLDNKLKFVIRECQDEIHNGLRSELTVNYPFNAGDKVTYEYQLYIPRYFSSDPQGRWFVLTQWHDQPDPALGETWEGFPGRSPLVSLYSAPDSKFGVTYNGDSTILPFHLGMWNTLKFEFLWSEGDEGKLAVHVNGVEFNFSGKNMHNNYQHYLKIGMYRHRDIENKNEILFRNLKITTVE, from the coding sequence ATGATAGGTGTTAAGAGAAATGCCATTAACTACTTGTTGGCTAGTCTGTGTTTTATTTTTCCTCATGTTTTAAATGCAAGCACAACGCAGCAACAAATTGAAAATATCGCAAATTCACTGAATGCTCAAGGGCTTATGCAGTTTATGAGACTCGAGGCGGTGTATGATAAAACAATTATCCCTCTGGATAATAAACTTAAGTTTGTGATTAGAGAGTGCCAGGACGAAATACATAACGGATTACGTTCAGAGCTCACCGTGAATTACCCTTTTAATGCGGGAGACAAAGTCACTTATGAATATCAATTGTATATTCCAAGATATTTTTCCTCTGATCCTCAAGGTCGCTGGTTTGTCCTTACTCAGTGGCATGATCAACCCGATCCTGCACTGGGTGAAACCTGGGAAGGCTTCCCTGGTCGAAGTCCTTTAGTTTCCCTTTACTCGGCGCCGGACTCGAAATTTGGCGTAACTTATAATGGTGATAGTACGATACTGCCTTTTCATTTGGGTATGTGGAATACCTTGAAGTTTGAATTCTTGTGGTCAGAGGGAGATGAAGGAAAGTTGGCAGTGCATGTCAATGGAGTTGAATTTAATTTCTCTGGTAAGAATATGCACAACAACTATCAGCATTATCTGAAGATAGGGATGTATCGTCATCGGGATATTGAAAATAAGAATGAGATCTTATTTAGAAACCTCAAGATAACTACTGTGGAATAA
- a CDS encoding isoamylase early set domain-containing protein translates to MISKRYFKTKDEVEVTFELPASEVEQSAAIVADFLDWQPAEMKKVAKTKSYKFKTRLPKDAHFEFRYLVDDNKWVNDPQSDTFKPNVFGEDNSLVSTYQ, encoded by the coding sequence ATGATTAGTAAACGATATTTTAAAACCAAGGATGAAGTAGAGGTTACTTTTGAGCTGCCAGCATCAGAAGTCGAGCAATCCGCTGCAATTGTTGCCGATTTTCTCGATTGGCAACCAGCAGAAATGAAGAAGGTGGCTAAAACGAAATCTTATAAGTTTAAAACTCGATTACCTAAAGATGCGCACTTCGAGTTTCGCTATTTGGTTGATGACAATAAGTGGGTGAATGACCCTCAATCTGACACGTTCAAGCCGAATGTTTTTGGTGAAGACAATAGCTTAGTCAGCACTTATCAATAA
- a CDS encoding WecB/TagA/CpsF family glycosyltransferase, with protein MKRIKFLGFPMDKATMEETVADIRNKILNGQFTQHVVVNVAKLVNMRKDAELARSVTECDIINIDGMGVVWGANALGHKVPERVAGVDLFHQLNAMAEQEAFTVFYLGAKQEVVEETAKRMQAKHPNLKIAGIHHGYFWDDEESVVEQIRQSGAQLLFVAITSPKKENFINRWRERLGVSFVMGVGGTFDVVAGKVNRAPEWMQRAGLEWLYRVIQEPRRMWKRYLVTNSQFAWLLIKERFQTRHNCQNES; from the coding sequence ATGAAACGTATTAAGTTTCTTGGCTTCCCTATGGATAAAGCCACAATGGAAGAAACTGTCGCAGATATCAGAAACAAAATCTTAAATGGACAATTTACTCAGCATGTTGTTGTAAACGTTGCCAAGCTAGTAAATATGCGTAAAGACGCTGAGTTGGCGAGAAGCGTAACCGAATGCGATATTATCAATATTGATGGTATGGGAGTCGTTTGGGGTGCCAACGCCCTAGGTCATAAGGTGCCAGAGCGTGTTGCGGGCGTCGATTTGTTCCACCAGTTAAACGCGATGGCAGAGCAAGAAGCTTTTACGGTGTTTTACTTGGGTGCAAAACAAGAAGTTGTTGAAGAAACAGCGAAACGAATGCAAGCGAAACATCCAAACTTGAAGATTGCTGGTATTCATCATGGTTATTTCTGGGATGACGAAGAATCAGTGGTTGAACAGATTCGTCAATCAGGCGCGCAGCTACTATTTGTTGCCATCACATCTCCGAAAAAGGAAAACTTTATAAACAGATGGCGTGAGCGTTTAGGTGTGAGTTTTGTTATGGGTGTCGGTGGTACGTTTGACGTGGTGGCTGGCAAGGTGAATCGTGCACCGGAATGGATGCAGAGAGCTGGGCTAGAATGGTTGTACCGGGTTATTCAAGAACCAAGGCGCATGTGGAAACGCTATTTAGTGACCAACTCTCAGTTTGCTTGGCTACTAATCAAAGAAAGGTTCCAAACGCGCCACAATTGCCAAAATGAATCGTAG